Proteins encoded together in one Telopea speciosissima isolate NSW1024214 ecotype Mountain lineage chromosome 4, Tspe_v1, whole genome shotgun sequence window:
- the LOC122657915 gene encoding protein CASPARIAN STRIP INTEGRITY FACTOR 1-like → MGLLIVLKKISLLFLLISASLLSTSFAGRQWTSMDNPAVETTNKETTRKSLNRDDEAILTEVHERLLGVNAKDYGTYNPSPTFVKPPFKLIPN, encoded by the exons ATGGGTCTTCTCATTGTTCTCAAGAAGATTagtctcctcttccttctcatCTCTGCATCTCTTCTTTCAACTTCATTTGCAG GTAGGCAATGGACATCCATGGATAATCCTGCGGTTGAAACTACTAATAAG GAAACAACAAGGAAGTCATTGAACAGAGATGATGAAGCAATATTAACTGAAGTTCATGAGAGGCTTCTTGGAGTGAATGCAAAAGACTATGGAACTTACAATCCTTCTCCAACCTTTGTGAAGCCTCCTTTCAAACTCATTCCCAATTGA